A DNA window from Rhodothermales bacterium contains the following coding sequences:
- a CDS encoding nucleoside-diphosphate sugar epimerase/dehydratase gives MRERLLGISRLQKQAVVALVDVATVTAALCLSLWLRLGDITVPVGDQVLLILLAPLVAVPIFGRFGLYRAVFRYVSIHMGWAILKSVAVLSAVLGLGIYLTGAESIPRSLVLINAFVVFVGVSGTRVLARWCFSSEMSTFNGRGAGKRERVLIYGAGAAGVQLASALAHSREVDVAGFVDDDRELQRHSVRGIRVHAPEDLALLVPAIGVTEVLMAMPSATKARVREIVASLDKLRVEVRTLPGLAELAQGRVQVSDLRRVEITDILGRNPVQPNTDLLTRNIAGRSVLVTGAGGSIGSELCRQIAALSPTRIVLFERSEFALYEIERELRRTHPGLTLIPILGSVLDESHVEHVMRQNNVETVYHAAAYKHVPLVEANPAQGVYNNVFGTWRTARAAQAAGVGAFVLISTDKAVRPTNVMGASKRLAEMVLQCMAQNTDMVLTMVRFGNVLGSSGSVVPLFKEQIQAGGPVTVTHPDVTRYFMTIPEASQLVIQAGAMGSGGDVFVLDMGEPVRIVDLARRMIRLSGFDVREADHPTGDIEIAFSGLRPGEKLYEELLIGSNTSTTEHPLILRAEEHFKDEESVEWILSELEDAILKSDANRIVSLMHAAVDEYAPAVHDTPLLA, from the coding sequence ATGCGCGAACGGCTCCTAGGTATTTCCCGACTGCAGAAGCAGGCCGTCGTGGCGTTGGTTGACGTCGCCACGGTCACGGCCGCGTTGTGTCTGTCGCTGTGGCTGCGTCTGGGGGATATTACTGTCCCTGTTGGAGACCAGGTACTCCTCATCCTGCTTGCGCCCCTTGTGGCCGTGCCCATCTTCGGAAGGTTCGGGTTGTACCGGGCTGTTTTCCGGTATGTCAGCATCCATATGGGTTGGGCCATCCTGAAATCTGTGGCCGTGCTGTCTGCAGTGCTGGGGCTGGGTATTTACCTGACGGGCGCGGAGTCCATTCCGCGCTCGCTGGTGCTCATCAACGCCTTTGTGGTGTTCGTGGGTGTATCCGGAACACGGGTGCTGGCGCGGTGGTGTTTTTCTTCAGAAATGTCCACGTTCAATGGGCGCGGCGCCGGCAAACGTGAGCGTGTTCTCATCTACGGCGCCGGCGCCGCCGGCGTCCAACTCGCCTCCGCCCTCGCCCACAGCCGCGAGGTTGATGTCGCCGGGTTCGTAGACGATGACCGCGAATTGCAGCGGCACTCGGTGCGCGGCATCCGCGTCCATGCGCCCGAGGACCTGGCCCTGCTGGTGCCCGCCATTGGCGTGACGGAAGTGCTCATGGCCATGCCGTCGGCGACCAAAGCTCGCGTCCGGGAAATCGTGGCGTCGCTGGACAAGCTGCGGGTGGAAGTGCGCACGCTTCCAGGCCTGGCAGAGCTCGCGCAGGGTCGGGTACAGGTTTCAGACCTTCGTCGCGTTGAAATCACCGATATTCTGGGCCGGAATCCGGTTCAGCCGAATACGGACCTCCTCACGCGCAACATCGCCGGAAGGAGCGTGCTCGTCACCGGCGCGGGCGGATCCATTGGCTCGGAGCTGTGCCGGCAAATCGCGGCCCTGTCGCCGACTCGCATCGTCCTCTTCGAGCGCAGCGAATTCGCCCTTTATGAAATAGAACGCGAACTGCGCCGGACGCACCCTGGACTCACGCTTATCCCCATTCTCGGCAGCGTGCTCGACGAATCGCATGTGGAACACGTCATGCGACAGAACAATGTGGAGACCGTGTACCACGCCGCGGCCTACAAACACGTACCGCTCGTGGAGGCCAACCCCGCCCAGGGCGTCTACAACAACGTCTTCGGGACGTGGCGCACAGCGCGGGCCGCGCAGGCGGCGGGCGTCGGGGCGTTCGTGCTCATTTCGACTGATAAAGCCGTCCGCCCCACGAACGTCATGGGCGCGTCAAAGCGACTCGCCGAAATGGTCCTTCAGTGCATGGCCCAGAACACCGACATGGTGCTCACCATGGTGCGCTTCGGCAATGTGTTGGGGTCGTCTGGATCGGTCGTACCACTCTTCAAGGAGCAGATCCAGGCCGGAGGCCCCGTCACTGTCACGCATCCGGACGTCACCCGCTACTTCATGACCATTCCCGAAGCCTCCCAGCTGGTCATCCAGGCAGGCGCCATGGGGTCCGGCGGCGATGTCTTCGTCCTGGACATGGGCGAACCCGTCCGCATTGTGGACCTCGCGCGCCGCATGATCCGCCTCAGCGGCTTCGATGTCCGCGAGGCCGACCACCCAACGGGCGATATCGAAATTGCGTTCAGCGGCCTACGCCCCGGCGAGAAACTCTACGAAGAGTTGCTCATAGGCTCGAATACATCTACCACTGAGCACCCGCTCATCCTGCGGGCAGAGGAACACTTCAAGGACGAAGAATCTGTTGAATGGATCCTTTCCGAGCTAGAGGACGCCATATTAAAAAGCGATGCAAACCGCATTGTCTCTTTGATGCATGCAGCCGTAGACGAGTATGCTCCTGCAGTACATGATACTCCCCTCTTGGCGTAA
- the tviB gene encoding Vi polysaccharide biosynthesis UDP-N-acetylglucosamine C-6 dehydrogenase TviB: protein MTDVSICVIGLGYVGLPLAVEFGRKYPTVGFDIDAKRISELESGVDRTLEVSKEELSDSEKLTYSSSLEDIRGYTVYVVTVPTPIDRHKRPDLSPLESASRMVGTVLSKGDTVIYESTVYPGATEEVCVPLLEEHSGLVFNDDFFVGYSPERINPGDKTHRLLSIMKVTSGSTPETAEFVDGLYSSIITAGTHKASSIKVAEAAKVIENTQRDVNIGLVNELALIFNRLGIDTNEVLEAAGTKWNFLPFQPGLVGGHCIGVDPYYLTHKAQDVGYLPELILAGRRINDSMGAHVVTELVKAMVRSRIHVSGARVLVMGLTFKEDCPDIRNTRVVDIVSELREYGVDVDVYDPWVSKEAAMHECSFDLVESPKTATYDGVVVAVAHTAFKEMGLKAIRAFGREKHILFDVKSMFDRSLTDLRL, encoded by the coding sequence ATGACAGATGTAAGCATTTGTGTTATTGGCCTCGGGTATGTTGGGCTTCCTCTCGCGGTTGAATTTGGTCGCAAGTATCCAACAGTAGGGTTCGATATTGATGCAAAACGTATTTCCGAATTGGAGTCGGGGGTCGATAGGACACTGGAAGTCTCGAAGGAGGAGTTGAGTGATTCAGAGAAACTTACTTACTCGTCGTCTCTAGAGGACATTCGGGGTTATACAGTATATGTTGTTACAGTCCCTACGCCCATAGATAGGCACAAACGTCCTGATCTTTCTCCGCTCGAAAGTGCAAGCCGGATGGTTGGTACGGTGCTTTCAAAGGGAGACACCGTGATTTACGAATCGACGGTCTATCCTGGGGCAACCGAAGAAGTGTGCGTGCCCTTGCTTGAAGAGCACTCTGGGCTTGTATTTAATGATGACTTCTTTGTGGGATACAGCCCGGAGCGAATAAACCCCGGTGACAAAACGCACAGACTTCTGAGTATCATGAAAGTGACGTCGGGGTCTACCCCCGAAACGGCGGAGTTTGTAGATGGTCTTTACTCATCAATCATTACCGCTGGTACCCACAAGGCGTCGAGTATCAAGGTGGCAGAGGCCGCTAAGGTGATTGAAAACACACAACGTGATGTGAATATCGGGCTTGTAAATGAGTTGGCCTTGATCTTCAACCGTCTTGGTATTGATACGAATGAGGTCTTGGAAGCTGCCGGTACGAAGTGGAACTTCCTGCCATTTCAGCCTGGACTGGTAGGCGGTCATTGTATTGGCGTGGACCCGTACTACCTGACTCACAAGGCTCAAGACGTAGGGTACTTGCCTGAATTGATTCTTGCCGGACGTCGAATTAACGACTCAATGGGAGCCCATGTCGTTACTGAACTTGTCAAGGCAATGGTCAGGTCTCGCATTCACGTGAGTGGTGCGCGGGTCTTAGTCATGGGGCTGACGTTCAAGGAAGACTGCCCGGACATCCGAAATACGCGGGTAGTCGATATTGTGTCGGAGCTGCGTGAGTATGGCGTAGATGTAGACGTGTATGATCCGTGGGTCAGCAAGGAAGCTGCGATGCACGAATGTAGCTTTGATCTCGTTGAGAGCCCCAAAACGGCTACCTATGACGGAGTGGTTGTGGCCGTGGCGCATACTGCGTTCAAGGAGATGGGGCTTAAGGCGATTAGGGCTTTCGGCCGAGAAAAACATATCCTATTCGACGTTAAGTCAATGTTCGATCGCTCTCTGACTGATTTACGACTCTGA
- a CDS encoding SDR family oxidoreductase, with protein MRLLITGGAGFIGSNLVAHFLNDDRVELVRVIDDLSNGYRENIEPFLGRSDFEFVEADICDYDACLQVTEGINRISHQAALGSVPRSIENPMRSTEVNILGTVNVLHAAVENGVDRVVLACSSSTYGDSPTLPKTEDRIGSPLSPYAVTKVSIEQFADVFQRTYGLDYVGLRYFNIFGPNQRPDNPYAAVIPIFCQAFIDGRQPIINGDGHTSRDFTYVDNAVLANDLALFTTSTAALNQIYNTACNDRISLNEMVNALQRISGNDLQPLYGPERPGDVKHSQADISKIENLLGYKPPTHFEEGLKKVYAWYLDQSISANSES; from the coding sequence GTGAGACTATTAATAACCGGCGGCGCTGGCTTCATCGGCAGCAACTTGGTTGCCCACTTCCTGAATGACGATCGCGTAGAGTTGGTTCGCGTGATTGATGACCTGAGTAACGGCTACCGGGAGAACATTGAACCCTTCCTGGGGCGTTCAGATTTCGAGTTCGTAGAAGCAGACATCTGTGATTACGATGCCTGTCTACAAGTCACCGAGGGCATTAATCGGATAAGTCATCAAGCTGCGCTTGGCTCCGTGCCTCGCAGCATTGAAAACCCGATGCGCAGCACGGAGGTCAACATCCTTGGAACGGTGAATGTGCTACATGCTGCCGTCGAGAACGGGGTGGACCGTGTCGTCCTGGCATGCAGTTCCTCGACATATGGAGACAGCCCAACCTTGCCTAAAACGGAGGATCGGATTGGGAGTCCACTGAGTCCCTATGCCGTCACCAAGGTCTCCATTGAGCAGTTTGCTGACGTTTTCCAGCGAACATATGGGCTGGACTACGTCGGCCTGCGATACTTCAATATATTCGGTCCCAACCAGCGTCCTGATAATCCGTACGCAGCGGTTATTCCAATCTTCTGTCAGGCTTTCATCGACGGCCGCCAACCGATTATCAACGGAGATGGACACACCAGTCGTGACTTTACGTATGTGGACAACGCCGTTTTGGCAAATGACCTTGCGCTGTTCACGACCAGCACTGCGGCGCTGAATCAGATCTACAATACCGCCTGCAATGATCGAATCTCGTTGAACGAAATGGTCAATGCCCTACAGCGGATCTCCGGCAATGACCTTCAACCACTTTATGGGCCGGAAAGACCAGGAGACGTAAAGCATTCCCAGGCAGACATTTCCAAAATTGAAAACCTGCTTGGCTACAAACCGCCTACGCACTTTGAGGAAGGTCTCAAAAAAGTCTACGCTTGGTATCTCGATCAGTCCATATCGGCTAACTCAGAGTCGTAA
- a CDS encoding UDP binding domain-containing protein codes for MRATSSPSVTAPATKPFGFMPFFPGPGLGGHCIPIDPYYLSWLARRYDFETSFITLSARTNEEMPFYVVDAVVRAAAGQGVKLSNARVLVLGVAFKRDVDDTRHSPAEKVMGLLAHGGFEHVSFADPHVESFSFDTRKGRVTMEATALDSSAVERADVVVLLTDHSAFPYSMIADKAKMIVDTRNAFGRIPHDRDKIMLLGGGDF; via the coding sequence ATGCGAGCCACCTCCTCACCTTCGGTGACCGCACCGGCTACCAAGCCGTTTGGCTTTATGCCGTTTTTTCCGGGGCCGGGGCTCGGCGGTCATTGTATTCCCATCGATCCGTATTACCTCTCGTGGTTGGCTCGGCGGTATGATTTCGAGACGAGCTTCATAACGCTCTCGGCGCGCACCAACGAAGAAATGCCGTTTTATGTAGTGGATGCGGTGGTTCGTGCGGCAGCAGGTCAAGGCGTGAAACTGTCGAATGCCCGCGTATTGGTGCTGGGCGTGGCCTTCAAGAGGGACGTGGACGATACACGCCACTCACCAGCCGAAAAAGTCATGGGCTTGCTCGCGCACGGCGGATTCGAGCATGTGTCATTCGCCGATCCTCATGTGGAGTCGTTCTCGTTCGATACGCGGAAGGGCCGGGTCACGATGGAGGCGACGGCGCTGGACAGCTCGGCGGTGGAGCGGGCCGACGTGGTCGTTCTCCTCACGGACCACAGCGCGTTCCCCTATTCCATGATCGCCGACAAAGCCAAGATGATCGTCGACACCCGTAACGCCTTCGGCCGCATTCCCCACGACCGCGACAAAATCATGCTCCTCGGCGGCGGGGATTTCTGA